The window CTTATGGTTCGCTATCAGTAGCTGTTCAGTATTTTATGGAAGCTGAAACAGCGTTTATTGTTCCTAAAACAGCGTTTGTACCACAGCCTAATGTTGATTCAGCTATTTTACATTTAACCAAACGTGAAACGCCAGCAGTTGAAGTTAATAACGAAGACAAATTCTTTGCACTAGTTCGCGCCTCATTCCAACAAAGACGTAAAACATTATGGAATAATTTGATTAGTTATTTTGGAAAAGATGAAGCCACAAAAACACGCTTAGAAACAGCTTTAGCAGCATGTGAGATTGATCCTAAACGCCGTGGGGAAACATTATCTTTACAAGAGTTTGCGGATTTAACTAATTATTTATATCCTAATTCGAATTAAATAATAAAAAAGAAAATATGTCTTGATTCCCTTACGTTAGACCAAAATCTGACGTAAGTTTTTTTATCATCATTTACACATTGTTTATTTGTAAGGGTTTTCCATAACTATTAATTTTTCTAATAGTTATCATAATTTTCCTTAAGTATACGCTTTCATTTTTGTGGTATATGATAAAGACATCAAAAACAACTAAAGGGGAGAAACAAAATGGCAAGAAGCGAAAAATTAAAAGAAATGTATCCATTTGATATGTATGCTTATGCAAACGGTTTAACTGAAGGAGAATTAACGGTCTTACAAAACTTACGTCACTTCCTTGAAACAGATGTTAAGCCAGTGGTCAATGAGTATTGGGAAAAAGCTGATTTTCCTTTTGAAATCTTTAAAGGAATTGCAGAAACAGGCATTATGAATAGCCCACTATTGTTTGAAGGACGTGAAGGGGCTAGAAAACCTAGTGAGTTATACAATGCGTTTTTATACTTTGAATTAGCTAAATTGGATGCTTCTATCGCAACCTTTTATACTGTTCACGGTGGTTTATGTTATAACACGATTCTATTAGGTGGTAGTGAAGCGCAAATTGAAAAATATGCACCTAAAATTGCTTCATGGGAATGGCAAGGGTGTTTTGGTTTAACCGAACCAGATCACGGCTCTGATATTGCAGGCGGATTAGCAACAACCGCTGAAAAAGTTGGAGATAAATGGATCATTAATGGTGAAAAACGCTGGATTGGTGGTGCATCAACCGCTGATATTTTACCAATTTTTGCTCGTGATAAAGAAGATGGAAAAATTAAATGCTTTATCGTTAAAGGCGGATCAAAAGGGTTAACTGTTGAAAATATCAAACATAAAGTTTCTTTACGCTTAGTTCAAAATGGTCATATTACATTAGAAAATGTAGAAGTTTTGGATGAGGATCGTTTAGAAAACGTTAATGGCTTTAAAGATGTGGCAAGAATTTTACGTTCAACACGTGCTGATATTGCACATTTAGCAACAGGTATGACAATTGGTGCAACTGAAGCAGCGTTGAAATATATCAAAGATCGTGATCAATTTGGTCGTAAATTATCAGGTTTCCAATTAGTGCAAGAAAAAGTTGCACGCATGCAAGCGAATGTTGTATCAACAATGGCATATTCAGTACAATTAGCTAATATGCAAGAACAAGGTCACTTTTTAGAAGAAAATTCAGCTTTAGCCAAAATGCATAATGCGATGAGAATGCGTGAAACAGTTGCTTGGGGGCGTGAAGTTTGTGGAGGTAATGGTATTACTCTTGAAACAGATGTGGCAAGATTCTTTGCA is drawn from Vagococcus xieshaowenii and contains these coding sequences:
- a CDS encoding acyl-CoA dehydrogenase family protein is translated as MARSEKLKEMYPFDMYAYANGLTEGELTVLQNLRHFLETDVKPVVNEYWEKADFPFEIFKGIAETGIMNSPLLFEGREGARKPSELYNAFLYFELAKLDASIATFYTVHGGLCYNTILLGGSEAQIEKYAPKIASWEWQGCFGLTEPDHGSDIAGGLATTAEKVGDKWIINGEKRWIGGASTADILPIFARDKEDGKIKCFIVKGGSKGLTVENIKHKVSLRLVQNGHITLENVEVLDEDRLENVNGFKDVARILRSTRADIAHLATGMTIGATEAALKYIKDRDQFGRKLSGFQLVQEKVARMQANVVSTMAYSVQLANMQEQGHFLEENSALAKMHNAMRMRETVAWGREVCGGNGITLETDVARFFADGEAIYSYEGTHEINALIVGRFLTGVGAFV